TATATGGCCGAGGAGTGCAGAATCGGCACAGATAAAGTTAAAAAAATGATTGATTCACTGGAAGGTAGGTAATAATGGAACGAAAAGATGATTTTAATAAGAGAAGAGAGCATCTGAAAGATCTCACAGAGAAGCAGCTGGAAGAGAGATTCTGGGAGCTCTGCGGTCAGCTGATGGATCCGATTGTAGAGATGGCTGAGAAGCAGACATCCCCCTCCATTGAAAGATCAGTTCTTCTTCGTATGGGATTTTCCAGCCTGGAAAGTAAAGCCATCGTAGACAGTGCCATTGATAAACATCTACTGGAGCACGGCGCCGGACATCTTGTTTACAAACTGGCCAAGAACAAGGGAATGAATATCCGTGAAGCGGGACTGAAACTCGCAGATAACGAACTCTGGGATGAAACAGTATCCCTCTTTCAGGGAGCAATCAATGAAAAAACTCGATAAAAATACAAAAATAGATGTCCTTGAGATCCTGAAGGATCTTGAAAACTACAGACCCCGCAGAAGAAACTGGACCTGGAGAAAAGGTGCCGGAGAGAAAAGACAGATCGGTAAATTCGAATACTACGATACCTCCGAGAACCTGGAGCAGGCACAGCCCCTCCCGGGAGGTCACTTTTTTGACGACATAGCCCCTCAGCCCACCAGCTCCATCACAACAGAAATCGCCTCCGGACGTTTCGAAGACGATATCAGAAGAATGAGAATGGCCGCCTGGCACGGTGCCGATCATCTGATGGTTATCAGAACTGCCGGACAGAGCCATATGGACGGACTTATCGAAGGAACTCCCCAGGGAATCGGCGGTGTACCAATCACCAGAAAACAGCTTCGTGCTCAGAGAAAAGCTCTGGATCTGATCGAGGATGAGGTGGGAAGACCCATCAACTACCACTCCTATGTGAGCGGTGTTGCAGGACCCGAAATTGCGGTTCTCTTTGCCGAGGAGGGAGTCAATGGAGCCCACCAGGACCCCCAGTACAACGTACTCTACAGAAATATCAATATGGTCCGCTCCTTTGTGGATGCAGCGGTAGCTAAAAAAGTAATGGCCTGGGCAGGAATTGCCCAGATCGACGGTGCCCATAACGCCAATGCCACCGCCCGTGATGCCTGGAAGGTGATGCCCGAACTGATGGTTCAGCATGGTATTAACTCTATCTTTTCAGTAAAGGTGGGAATGAAAAAAGAGAATATCTGCCTCTCGACTGTTCCTCCCACGGCTCCTCCCGCACCCTGTATGAGACTGGACCTACCCTACGCTGTAGCCCTGCGTGAATTATTCTCTGAATACAAGATGAGGGCACAGCAGAACACAAAATACATGGGCTCCTCCACAAGAGAAGCCACCGTAACCCATACCCTGAACCTTCTGATCTCCAAGATGACCAGGGCCGAAATTCAATCCACCATCACTCCCGATGAAGGACGGAATGTTCCCTGGCATATCTACAATATGGAAGGAACCGATACAGCAAACCAGGCCTTTGCCGGCATGGACGGCCTGACAGAGATGCTGCAGATTAAACGGGATGAAGGAGAGCTGGCCTGCAAGGTTCGTGAACTGAAAGAGAGAGCTGTTCTCTATCTTGAGGAGATGGTTGAAGCCGGCGGTTATTTCAATGCCGTTGAGCAGGGATTCTTTGTGGATTCCGGATACTATCCCGAGAGAAATGATGATGCCATCATCCGTCATATCGACGGCGGAATCGGTGCGGGCACAACCTATGACAGGGCGGAAGATTACATGGCTCCCGTAACTGCCCATTTCGGATACAACAATCTGGAGCAGTACGGCCCTGAAGCTGTAAAAGATCCTTCATCTCTTATTGATGGGGGCACCTTTGAAAAGCCGGAAAAAATCATATTTATTGATGAACTGGATGACATGGACAACGTCAAAGTCAGGATGGAGGAGACAAAGGACTTCAGAGAGAAGAACATTGTCAAACCAGAGATGGAATGGCTGGGAGATGGTGTTGTACAGACGACCATGTTCCTCCCTACCGATGAGAGAACCGCCTATTACGCCGCCATTGAAGTGGGTAAAAAGATGGGACTGGAAGAAGTTGAAGTTATCCATACAGAGATCATGCAGGCAGCAGAAGGTACCAGAGTGGAGATAAAAGGGAAGTTCCAGCACTCCATCGATCTGGATACACTGGTTGTTCCTCCGGCTCCGGACATTATGACTGACGAAGAGCTCTCTGCCGCCATCAAGGCACGACCCATGAAGGTTGTTGCTGCGACGGTAGGTGAAGATGAGCACTCCGTAGGACTCAGAGAGATCATCGATATAAAACATGGCGGAATCGAGAGATTCGGCATCGAAGTTCACTACCTTGGAACCTCCTGTCCCATCGAAAAACTCGTAGATGCAGCCATCGAACTGAATGCGGATGCCATACTTGCCTCCACCATTATCAGTCATGATGATATACACTATAAGAATATAAAGAAGATACATGACTACTGTATTGAGAAAGGAGTCAGGGACCGGATTATCTTCAGCCCCGGAGGAACTCAGGTCTCACCTGAAATTGCAGAAAATTACGGAGCGGACAAGGCCTTCGGCCGGGGAAGCAACGGAACTCAGGTAGCCACATTTCTTGTGAAGAACAGGGAAGAAAGAGGATTGTAGATGAGAAGCACCATGCAGGTGGATCTGCTGTGCGCGGAGATCGGCAGCACAACGACCGTAGTCAACGCCTTCAGTGGAATTGGAACAGCAAAACCCCGTCTTGCAGGACAGGGTTTTGCTCCCACCTCAGTACTTGAAGGCGATGTGACCGTCGGTCTTAATGCCTCCATCAGCAACCTGAAAAAGAATCTCGGATGTGAGAATCTCTCATGGAAAAGATTTCTGGCCTCCAGCTCCGCTGCCGGAGGTCTGCGAATGACCGTTCACGGCCTGGTCTACGATATGACTGTCAGGGCGGCGAAAGAGGCGGCCCTGGGAGCCGGTGCCAATATTCATCAGATCACTGCAGGAAGAATGCGGCGAACCGAGCTTAAAAAACTTGTGGATGTACATCCGAATATCATAATGATTGCCGGTGGTGTTGATTATGGAGAACGTGATACAGCCCTGGATAATGCTGAGAAAATTGCAGACCTTAAACTGGGAATCCCGGTGATCTATGCCGGCAATATTCAGAACCATGAAGAGATCCGTGAGATCTTCAGGGACTCAGGCAGCAGACTCTACATTGTGGATAATGTATATCCTGTGATCGACAGGATGGAAGTACTCCCTGCCCGAAAAGTGATACAGCAGGTTTTTGAAGAACATATAGTCCATGCTCCCGGTATGGAGAAGATCCGCTCTCTGGTGGATGGTCATGTCATCCCCACCCCCGGAGCCGTTATGGAAGCCACCCGCTTTTTAAATGAGGAGCTGGGTGACCTGATAACCTTTGATGTGGGAGGAGCAACAACAGACGTTCATTCTGTCACAGAAGGATCTGAAA
This DNA window, taken from Oceanispirochaeta sp. M1, encodes the following:
- a CDS encoding ornithine aminomutase subunit alpha gives rise to the protein MERKDDFNKRREHLKDLTEKQLEERFWELCGQLMDPIVEMAEKQTSPSIERSVLLRMGFSSLESKAIVDSAIDKHLLEHGAGHLVYKLAKNKGMNIREAGLKLADNELWDETVSLFQGAINEKTR
- the oraE gene encoding D-ornithine 4,5-aminomutase subunit OraE, with protein sequence MKKLDKNTKIDVLEILKDLENYRPRRRNWTWRKGAGEKRQIGKFEYYDTSENLEQAQPLPGGHFFDDIAPQPTSSITTEIASGRFEDDIRRMRMAAWHGADHLMVIRTAGQSHMDGLIEGTPQGIGGVPITRKQLRAQRKALDLIEDEVGRPINYHSYVSGVAGPEIAVLFAEEGVNGAHQDPQYNVLYRNINMVRSFVDAAVAKKVMAWAGIAQIDGAHNANATARDAWKVMPELMVQHGINSIFSVKVGMKKENICLSTVPPTAPPAPCMRLDLPYAVALRELFSEYKMRAQQNTKYMGSSTREATVTHTLNLLISKMTRAEIQSTITPDEGRNVPWHIYNMEGTDTANQAFAGMDGLTEMLQIKRDEGELACKVRELKERAVLYLEEMVEAGGYFNAVEQGFFVDSGYYPERNDDAIIRHIDGGIGAGTTYDRAEDYMAPVTAHFGYNNLEQYGPEAVKDPSSLIDGGTFEKPEKIIFIDELDDMDNVKVRMEETKDFREKNIVKPEMEWLGDGVVQTTMFLPTDERTAYYAAIEVGKKMGLEEVEVIHTEIMQAAEGTRVEIKGKFQHSIDLDTLVVPPAPDIMTDEELSAAIKARPMKVVAATVGEDEHSVGLREIIDIKHGGIERFGIEVHYLGTSCPIEKLVDAAIELNADAILASTIISHDDIHYKNIKKIHDYCIEKGVRDRIIFSPGGTQVSPEIAENYGADKAFGRGSNGTQVATFLVKNREERGL
- a CDS encoding GlmL-related ornithine degradation protein; this translates as MRSTMQVDLLCAEIGSTTTVVNAFSGIGTAKPRLAGQGFAPTSVLEGDVTVGLNASISNLKKNLGCENLSWKRFLASSSAAGGLRMTVHGLVYDMTVRAAKEAALGAGANIHQITAGRMRRTELKKLVDVHPNIIMIAGGVDYGERDTALDNAEKIADLKLGIPVIYAGNIQNHEEIREIFRDSGSRLYIVDNVYPVIDRMEVLPARKVIQQVFEEHIVHAPGMEKIRSLVDGHVIPTPGAVMEATRFLNEELGDLITFDVGGATTDVHSVTEGSENISSIQIYPEPDAKRTVEGDLGVYINRMNVLELSDQKRLSRITGIEEEKLGAAVTALKAVPETDIERLLVRELTYTALKTGLHRHAGKYRDSFASGGKKTVAMGRDLTALKYAVGTGGALTRLGVGAELIEEVFATGQKYDLLPPALPKILIDSKYIMASLGVLSTEYPEDGVHLFKHYLEDL